A section of the Cydia amplana chromosome 15, ilCydAmpl1.1, whole genome shotgun sequence genome encodes:
- the LOC134654819 gene encoding alpha-(1,3)-fucosyltransferase C-like, translating to MDWVKAMKEINDTLKEKLKSKKKAAAWFLSHCISRSKREIYVKSLQKALEPYGLAVDIYGRCGTFVCLWYEKEKCWAMVSSDYYFYLSFENSFAEDYVTEKLLTALNYDAVPIVLGGSNYSRFLPPGSYIDARHHEPESLARVMADIIANTSQYHEFFRWRNHYKYRNRFSAQKEVVCNLCTALNDENMVTTKSTYPHFRSWWNPDWEERCQDDNWDT from the exons ATGGACTGGGTTAAAGCTATGAAAGAAATTAACGACACGTTAAAAGAGAAGTTGAAGAGTAAGAAGAAGGCGGCAGCTTGGTTTCTGTCTCACTGCATCTCTAGAAGTAAGAGAGAGATATATGTGAAGTCACTTCAGAAAGCGTTGGAACCTTATGGGTTGGCCGTAGACATATACGGACGTTGTGGTACGTTCGTTTGCCTATGGTATGAGAAAGAGAAGTGTTGGGCTATGGTGTCATCTGATTATTACTTTTATCTCTCCTTTGAGAATTCCTTCGCGGAGGACTACGTGACAGAGAAGTTGCTGACTGCGTTGAATTATGACGCAGTGCCCATTGTGCTAGGAGGATCCAACTACTCCAG GTTCCTCCCGCCCGGCTCCTACATCGACGCCCGTCACCACGAGCCAGAATCCCTGGCCCGCGTCATGGCGGACATCATAGCCAACACCAGCCAGTACCACGAGTTCTTCCGATGGCGGAACCACTACAAGTACAGAAATCGGTTTTCAGCACAAAAAGAGGTCGTGTGTAACTTGTGCACGGCGCTGAATGATGAGAATATGGTGACGACGAAGTCCACGTATCCGCATTTCAGGAGTTGGTGGAATCCGGACTGGGAAGAAAGATGTCAAGATGACAATTGGGACACGTGA
- the LOC134654818 gene encoding alpha-(1,3)-fucosyltransferase C-like: MYFGTGQIVFIRNKCEFTNCYVTADRRYFKGDLTKFDAIAFNGRKLKYVKASELPQQRSPHQKYIFFNTESSANQPACNPWWDNFFNWTSTYKLNSDVMYSYIYIRDMNGVHVGPRIDMDWVKDMKDISDKLKEKLKRKKKAAAWFVSHCVTRSKREKYVKSLRKALEPYGLTVDIYGSCGTFVCQEDEQNKCCAMISSDYYFYLSFENSFAEDYVSEKLLAALNNDAVPIVLGGSNYTRFLPPASYIDARHHEPESLAHVMADIIANTSQYHDFFRWRNHYKYSESEQKEDVCNLCTALNDKNMVTMESTYPHFRSWWNPDWEERCQDDNWDT; encoded by the exons ATGTATTTTGGAACAGGACAAATcgtatttattaggaacaagtGTGAGTTTACAAATTGTTATGTGACTGCTGACAGACGATATTTCAAGGGAGACCTCACAAAATTCGACGCCATAGCTTTTAATGGAAGAAAGTTGAAATACGTAAAAGCATCAGAGCTGCCCCAGCAAAGATCGCCTCATCAGAAATACATCTTCTTCAACACAGAGTCTTCTGCGAACCAACCGGCCTGCAACCCTTGGTGGGACAACTTTTTCAACTGGACATCCACTTACAAGCTGAACTCTGATGTAATGTACTCGTATATTTATATAAGGGATATGAATGGCGTACACGTTGGACCTCGAATAGACATGGACTGGGTAAAAGATATGAAAGATATTAGTGACAAGTTAAAAGAGAAGTTGAAGAGGAAGAAGAAGGCGGCAGCTTGGTTTGTATCTCACTGCGTCACTAGAAGTAAGAGAGAGAAATATGTGAAGTCTCTTCGGAAGGCGTTGGAACCTTATGGGTTGACCGTAGACATATACGGAAGTTGTGGTACGTTCGTTTGCCAAGAGGATGAGCAAAATAAGTGTTGTGCTATGATATCATCTGATTATTACTTCTATCTTTCCTTTGAGAATTCCTTCGCGGAGGACTACGTGTCAGAGAAGTTGCTGGCTGCGTTGAATAATGACGCAGTGCCCATTGTGCTAGGAGGATCCAACTACACCAG GTTCCTCCCGCCCGCCTCCTACATCGACGCCCGTCACCACGAGCCAGAATCCCTGGCCCACGTCATGGCGGATATCATAGCCAACACCAGCCAGTACCACGACTTCTTCCGATGGCGGAACCACTACAAGTACTCCGAGTCAGAACAAAAAGAGGACGTGTGCAACTTGTGCACGGCGCTGAATGATAAGAATATGGTGACGATGGAGTCCACATATCCGCATTTCAGGAGTTGGTGGAATCCGGACTGGGAAGAGAGATGTCAAGATGACAATTGGGACACGTGA